The following are encoded together in the Dyella terrae genome:
- a CDS encoding YaeQ family protein: MALNATIYKVELQISNMDRHYYATHALTLARHPSETEARLMVRLLAFALYADEIEQWIEVGQPDEARIRKACGRARQVAVINYGGRSADIWWNKAASSLGRSKNLAVLDIPEATVQQLTTLLNRGMRLQCLIQDGEIQLMDGETTVTVQPLARLGEYAAA, from the coding sequence ATGGCACTCAATGCCACCATCTATAAAGTCGAGCTACAGATCAGCAACATGGATCGGCATTACTACGCCACCCATGCATTGACGCTGGCGCGACATCCGTCGGAGACGGAGGCGCGCCTGATGGTGCGCCTGCTCGCGTTCGCGCTGTACGCCGACGAGATCGAGCAGTGGATCGAAGTAGGCCAGCCGGACGAAGCACGCATCCGCAAGGCCTGCGGCCGGGCACGGCAAGTGGCGGTGATCAACTACGGCGGCCGCAGTGCGGATATCTGGTGGAACAAGGCGGCCAGCTCGCTCGGCCGCAGCAAGAACCTCGCCGTACTCGACATTCCCGAAGCCACGGTGCAACAACTGACCACCCTGCTCAATCGCGGCATGCGCTTGCAGTGCCTGATCCAGGACGGCGAAATTCAGCTGATGGATGGGGAGACCACGGTCACGGTACAACCGCTTGCCCGTCTCGGCGAATACGCTGCGGCTTGA
- a CDS encoding DNA/RNA non-specific endonuclease, which yields MPRFGSWLLAVCFFVSGGAFAGTTCPNFFIAGSAPTLDASLLSRTTEVCHTEYVLFASGVTKGPLYSAEHLTAAQIAGANSISRSGSWHQETGIPTADRSQSSDYTNSGYDRGHMTPAGDASTLTSEGETFSMANVVPQLHKLNAGEWEKIENYVRNIATQQGEVYVVTGPAFDPTTIPTIGKDNVAVPAYTWKAVYEPGVGAAAFLCTNADNYTCAVVSVDDVKTMSGVDPFPALSATMKSNPIGLTLP from the coding sequence ATGCCACGCTTTGGCTCTTGGCTGCTTGCGGTCTGTTTCTTCGTGTCTGGCGGTGCGTTTGCCGGCACGACGTGTCCCAACTTCTTCATCGCGGGCTCTGCGCCCACGCTGGATGCGTCGTTGCTGAGTCGCACGACGGAGGTGTGCCATACCGAGTACGTGCTCTTCGCGTCAGGCGTGACCAAGGGGCCGCTGTATTCGGCGGAGCATTTGACCGCCGCGCAGATTGCTGGCGCCAATTCGATCAGCCGTAGTGGTTCCTGGCATCAGGAAACCGGCATTCCGACGGCGGATCGTTCGCAGTCGTCGGACTACACCAACAGCGGCTACGACCGCGGCCACATGACGCCGGCTGGCGATGCGTCGACGCTGACCTCCGAGGGCGAAACGTTCTCGATGGCCAACGTGGTGCCGCAGCTGCATAAGCTGAATGCGGGTGAATGGGAAAAGATCGAGAACTACGTACGCAATATCGCGACCCAGCAGGGCGAGGTGTACGTAGTGACGGGCCCTGCCTTTGACCCGACGACCATTCCGACCATTGGCAAGGACAACGTGGCCGTGCCGGCCTACACCTGGAAGGCGGTGTACGAGCCGGGCGTAGGTGCGGCAGCATTCCTCTGCACCAACGCGGACAACTACACGTGTGCGGTGGTGTCTGTGGATGATGTGAAAACCATGTCCGGCGTCGACCCGTTCCCGGCCCTGTCGGCGACGATGAAGTCGAACCCGATCGGTCTGACGCTGCCGTAA
- a CDS encoding polysaccharide deacetylase family protein — protein MESPATLWVRGLFGRLFDYVLALQYRSGLYTLLRCGGGLALSAVVALTVFVMAALRTPPPTYFVLNEKHTGIAAPSYPAWHQFSNWVNHRKFAVLTFDDGPAGDVMDSQFLAILRKHHAHAIFFLVCNKINGDTAPALGKMLREGHLIGNHTLDHQHVSALPYEQALHQIDACNERIASVTGRRPYFFRPPFGHSSAIVAQASSAAGVQQVFWNASSYDYMYRKPEKIAQFSLEETKDMSILLMHERKGTAAALDTLLTKLEADGFTFVLPKEALM, from the coding sequence GTGGAAAGCCCCGCCACGCTCTGGGTTCGCGGGCTGTTTGGCCGCTTGTTCGACTACGTTCTGGCACTTCAGTATCGATCAGGTCTGTACACGTTACTCCGCTGCGGCGGCGGGCTGGCGTTGAGTGCTGTCGTGGCGCTGACGGTTTTCGTGATGGCCGCATTGCGGACGCCACCGCCGACATACTTTGTGCTTAACGAGAAGCACACCGGTATCGCCGCGCCGAGTTATCCGGCATGGCATCAATTCAGCAACTGGGTAAACCATCGGAAGTTTGCCGTGCTGACTTTCGATGACGGCCCCGCCGGTGACGTCATGGATAGTCAGTTCCTTGCCATTCTGCGCAAGCATCATGCGCATGCCATTTTTTTCCTCGTCTGCAACAAGATCAACGGCGACACCGCGCCGGCGCTCGGAAAAATGTTGCGCGAGGGCCATCTGATCGGCAATCACACGCTCGATCATCAGCACGTGAGTGCGCTGCCTTACGAACAGGCCCTGCATCAGATTGATGCGTGCAATGAGCGCATCGCCAGCGTCACGGGGCGACGCCCTTACTTTTTCCGGCCGCCGTTCGGGCATTCGTCGGCGATCGTTGCCCAAGCGTCCAGCGCGGCGGGCGTGCAGCAGGTGTTCTGGAATGCCAGCAGTTACGACTATATGTATCGCAAGCCAGAGAAGATCGCCCAGTTCAGTCTTGAAGAGACGAAGGACATGTCGATCCTCCTGATGCATGAGCGCAAAGGCACGGCGGCTGCTCTCGATACGCTGCTGACCAAGTTGGAGGCTGATGGCTTTACCTTTGTGTTGCCAAAGGAGGCGCTGATGTAA
- a CDS encoding DUF962 domain-containing protein has protein sequence MKSLEDQLVSYAAYHRDSRNIATHFVGIPMIVVAVAVLLSRPVFAVAGFPLSPVIVVVALMALYYLRLSRGLGLLMTALLALAAWFGAWAARLPGPVWLGIGIGGFVVGWVFQFVGHYWEGRKPAFVDDLMGLVIGPLFVVTEAIFMAGRLPELMQAVEARAGKVRRSGADVAH, from the coding sequence ATGAAATCACTCGAAGACCAGTTGGTTTCTTATGCGGCTTACCACCGCGACTCGCGCAATATCGCCACGCACTTCGTGGGTATCCCGATGATCGTAGTGGCCGTGGCGGTACTGCTCTCGCGCCCGGTGTTCGCCGTGGCGGGCTTCCCGCTGTCTCCGGTCATCGTGGTAGTGGCCCTCATGGCGCTTTACTACCTGCGGCTTAGCCGGGGGCTTGGGTTGCTGATGACGGCACTGCTAGCACTTGCAGCCTGGTTTGGTGCGTGGGCGGCTCGGCTACCTGGGCCCGTTTGGCTTGGCATCGGTATTGGCGGCTTCGTGGTCGGCTGGGTTTTTCAGTTCGTGGGGCACTACTGGGAAGGCCGCAAGCCTGCTTTCGTGGACGACCTGATGGGGTTGGTGATTGGCCCGTTGTTTGTCGTAACAGAGGCGATTTTTATGGCGGGGCGTTTGCCAGAGCTGATGCAGGCTGTCGAGGCACGCGCCGGCAAGGTGCGTCGCAGTGGCGCGGATGTAGCGCATTAA
- a CDS encoding Crp/Fnr family transcriptional regulator, whose protein sequence is MPNAQPLRDDWERTVRSGAWFAALPVEFATALLADARPLVLASGQRLFARGDAPDGIYCVLRGVVRITGITQGGHEALLAMLEAPQWFGEIALFDGAPRTHDAWAEGECELLRIPQESVLNAVARLPQGWRELGRLLTQKLRMTFLAVEEITLLPATPRVAARLITIASGYGTWSDRSKRIIGVSQEQLGLMLSLSRQTVNQSLRELEVLGAIQRNRGAIEILDIEKLRQAREHAA, encoded by the coding sequence ATGCCCAACGCGCAACCACTCAGGGACGACTGGGAACGCACGGTGCGCTCGGGCGCCTGGTTCGCCGCCCTGCCCGTCGAGTTTGCCACAGCACTGCTTGCTGATGCCCGGCCACTAGTCCTCGCCTCCGGCCAGCGGCTCTTCGCACGTGGCGACGCGCCGGACGGCATTTACTGCGTGTTGCGGGGCGTCGTTCGCATCACCGGCATCACGCAAGGCGGTCACGAGGCCTTGCTCGCCATGCTCGAAGCGCCGCAGTGGTTCGGGGAGATCGCCCTGTTTGACGGCGCACCGCGCACGCACGATGCCTGGGCGGAGGGCGAATGCGAACTTCTCCGCATCCCCCAGGAATCCGTGTTGAATGCCGTCGCGCGCCTTCCACAAGGCTGGCGGGAGTTGGGTCGCCTGCTCACCCAAAAACTGCGCATGACCTTCCTGGCCGTCGAGGAAATCACTCTGCTGCCAGCCACGCCTCGCGTAGCCGCCCGACTCATCACCATCGCCAGTGGCTACGGCACGTGGTCTGACCGCAGCAAACGGATCATTGGCGTATCGCAGGAGCAGCTCGGACTCATGCTGTCGCTATCACGGCAAACGGTGAATCAGTCCCTGCGGGAGCTTGAGGTGCTTGGAGCAATCCAGCGGAATCGAGGTGCGATTGAGATTCTGGATATTGAGAAGCTCCGGCAAGCGCGTGAGCACGCTGCGTAA
- a CDS encoding TetR/AcrR family transcriptional regulator C-terminal domain-containing protein: protein MGAHLIKAGLTHRQAVVLMSTVYMFTLSFVVEEQAVFPRPGERSPDYDIEERKKQLDAAKLPFMRKAGPVLFDQFDRRYKESMKLIIAGAVATTRTT, encoded by the coding sequence ATTGGCGCGCACTTGATCAAAGCAGGCCTCACGCACCGACAGGCCGTCGTGCTTATGAGCACCGTCTACATGTTTACGCTGAGCTTCGTAGTGGAAGAACAAGCCGTGTTCCCGCGCCCCGGCGAACGATCGCCCGACTACGACATCGAAGAACGCAAAAAGCAACTTGATGCCGCCAAGTTGCCCTTCATGCGGAAGGCCGGTCCGGTGCTGTTCGATCAGTTTGACCGACGATACAAAGAGAGCATGAAGCTCATTATTGCGGGCGCCGTAGCAACGACGCGCACCACGTGA
- a CDS encoding LrgA, which yields MSSTRWDKVELTASYTLLTILATELLTRLGLITMFPMPTVDLVLSILATVLVIGAFWFARQSRALRFGIITFAAATQLVPMVIRSPVLLLPLVGAAVPVGIMLWAVFALSKKGRGTASHS from the coding sequence ATGAGCAGCACGCGCTGGGATAAGGTTGAACTCACTGCCAGCTACACGCTGCTGACCATCCTCGCCACCGAGCTGCTCACGCGCCTGGGGCTGATCACCATGTTCCCCATGCCCACGGTGGATCTGGTGCTCAGCATCCTCGCCACTGTGCTGGTCATCGGCGCCTTCTGGTTCGCCCGGCAAAGCCGCGCACTGCGCTTCGGCATCATCACCTTCGCCGCTGCCACCCAGTTGGTACCCATGGTCATCCGCTCGCCGGTACTGCTGCTTCCGCTGGTCGGCGCAGCGGTTCCGGTGGGCATCATGTTGTGGGCGGTGTTTGCCTTGTCGAAGAAAGGGCGGGGAACGGCGAGTCATTCCTGA
- the serS gene encoding serine--tRNA ligase: protein MLDPALLRSRLAETAARLKEARGYELDVASIESLESQRKQLSTETQELQNLRNTRSKAIGQAKAKGEDVAPLMAEVAGIGDKLKANEQALADVQAKLADITLGVPNIPHESVPLGSDETQNAEQLRWGTPRTFDFDVKDHVDLGARHGWLDADDGAKLSGARFTVLRGQLAHLHRGLAQFMLDLQTGEHGYLECNVPLIVNAETMKGTGQLPKFEDDLFSTEVNEAKRYLIPTAEVALTNLVADSIVEADALPMRLTAHSMCFRAEAGSYGRDTRGMIRQHQFEKVEMVQIATPDQPHAQLEEMVSHAEKVLQLLQLPYRKVLLCTGDMGFSAIKTYDLEVWLPSQNTYREISSCSNCGDFQARRMQARWRNPATGKPELVHTLNGSGLAVGRTLVAVMENYQNADGTITVPDVLRPYLRGQEQLA, encoded by the coding sequence ATGCTGGACCCCGCACTGCTGCGCTCGCGCTTGGCCGAAACCGCTGCGCGCCTCAAGGAGGCCCGTGGCTACGAACTCGACGTGGCCTCCATCGAGTCGCTGGAAAGCCAGCGCAAGCAGCTGTCTACCGAGACGCAGGAGCTACAAAACCTGCGCAACACGCGGTCCAAGGCTATCGGCCAGGCCAAGGCCAAGGGCGAAGACGTCGCCCCGTTGATGGCCGAAGTTGCCGGCATCGGCGACAAGCTCAAGGCCAACGAACAAGCGCTGGCCGACGTGCAGGCCAAGCTGGCCGACATCACGCTGGGCGTTCCCAACATCCCGCATGAGTCCGTGCCGCTGGGCAGCGACGAAACGCAGAACGCCGAACAGCTGCGCTGGGGTACACCGCGCACGTTCGACTTCGATGTGAAAGACCACGTCGACCTCGGCGCCCGCCATGGCTGGCTCGATGCCGACGACGGCGCCAAGCTTTCCGGCGCACGTTTCACCGTGCTGCGCGGCCAACTGGCGCACCTGCACCGCGGGCTCGCGCAGTTCATGCTCGACCTGCAGACCGGCGAGCATGGCTACCTCGAGTGCAACGTGCCGCTGATCGTCAACGCGGAAACGATGAAGGGCACCGGCCAGTTGCCCAAGTTCGAGGACGACCTGTTCTCCACCGAGGTCAATGAGGCGAAGCGCTATCTCATCCCCACCGCGGAAGTCGCGCTGACCAACCTCGTCGCCGACAGCATCGTCGAAGCCGACGCACTACCCATGCGCCTCACCGCGCACAGCATGTGCTTCCGCGCCGAAGCCGGCAGCTACGGCCGCGACACGCGCGGCATGATCCGTCAGCACCAGTTCGAGAAAGTCGAAATGGTGCAGATCGCCACGCCTGATCAACCGCATGCTCAGCTGGAAGAAATGGTCAGCCACGCCGAAAAGGTGCTGCAGCTACTCCAGCTGCCGTACCGCAAAGTGCTGCTGTGCACCGGCGACATGGGCTTCTCCGCCATCAAGACCTACGACCTGGAAGTGTGGCTGCCCAGCCAGAACACCTACCGCGAGATCTCTTCGTGCTCCAACTGCGGTGACTTCCAGGCCCGCCGCATGCAGGCCCGCTGGCGCAACCCCGCCACCGGCAAGCCGGAGCTGGTGCACACCTTGAACGGCTCCGGCCTGGCCGTAGGCCGCACCCTGGTCGCCGTGATGGAGAACTACCAGAACGCCGACGGCACCATCACCGTGCCCGACGTGCTGCGCCCGTACCTGCGCGGCCAAGAACAGCTAGCCTGA
- a CDS encoding SDR family oxidoreductase, which yields MKTILITGCSSGFGLEIARDFLDRGWNVIATMRTPREDLLPPSERLHVLPLDVTDPQSIRRLIDAAGPIDALVNNAGIGLLNALEGTSMDAVRELFETNTLGTIAMTQAVLPQFRERANGVIVNVTSTVTLRPLHLLSVYTASKAAVNAFTESLALELEPFGIRVRLVLPGRAPGTRFGDNARSRMSAGFPEAYVGLAQGVMNGWAQSTDPVTYATDVAEAVWRAVTDPASSMRLPAGADAVAWAAA from the coding sequence GTGAAAACCATCCTGATCACCGGCTGCTCGTCCGGTTTTGGCCTTGAGATCGCCCGCGATTTCCTTGATCGCGGCTGGAATGTCATCGCGACCATGCGCACGCCGCGCGAAGACCTGCTGCCACCTTCCGAGCGCCTCCATGTGTTGCCGCTCGACGTGACCGATCCGCAAAGTATTCGCCGGCTTATCGACGCCGCCGGCCCCATCGACGCGCTCGTCAACAATGCTGGCATCGGGTTGCTCAACGCACTGGAGGGCACCTCCATGGACGCCGTGCGCGAGCTGTTCGAGACGAACACCTTGGGCACCATCGCCATGACGCAGGCGGTATTGCCGCAGTTTCGAGAGCGGGCGAATGGCGTCATCGTCAACGTTACCTCCACGGTCACGCTGAGGCCTTTGCACCTGTTGTCCGTGTACACCGCCAGCAAGGCCGCGGTGAATGCGTTCACCGAGTCGCTGGCGTTGGAGCTGGAGCCTTTTGGCATCCGGGTTCGGCTGGTGCTGCCCGGGCGGGCGCCCGGGACGCGCTTTGGCGATAACGCGCGGTCCCGCATGAGTGCGGGTTTCCCTGAGGCGTACGTCGGCCTGGCCCAGGGCGTCATGAATGGCTGGGCGCAGTCGACCGACCCGGTGACCTATGCGACTGACGTGGCCGAGGCCGTATGGCGTGCGGTGACCGATCCCGCCAGCTCCATGCGGCTGCCGGCCGGCGCGGATGCCGTGGCCTGGGCTGCCGCCTAA
- a CDS encoding AraC family transcriptional regulator produces the protein MTDPLSEIVTLLQPEAAFSKISSAAGPWQVRRVEAGRPFYGVILEGACRLAIEGREPLILEAGDFLLIPASSGFAMSSKSPPARDVDSVPTMLPGGEYRLGHPDGPPDVRMLVGYCTFGSPDAALLVSLLPKLVHVRGQQRLSTLVQLVIEESRTQRPARKVILSRLLEVLLIEALRSTTGTTASPGLLNGLADARLAAAIRCMHESPTRAWTVAQLAKEAALSRSAFFERFSRAVGMPPMEYLLAWRMALAKRLLQRDGVGIADVAERIGYSSASTFSVAFTRHVGLPPARYAREHTAARE, from the coding sequence ATGACTGACCCGCTCTCGGAAATCGTCACCCTGCTCCAGCCAGAGGCTGCGTTCTCCAAGATCTCCAGCGCTGCCGGCCCTTGGCAGGTGCGCCGCGTCGAGGCTGGGCGGCCGTTCTATGGCGTGATTCTGGAGGGCGCATGCCGCCTCGCCATTGAAGGGCGTGAACCGCTGATTCTCGAAGCGGGGGATTTCCTGCTGATCCCGGCCTCCTCTGGCTTTGCCATGTCGAGCAAATCGCCACCGGCACGCGACGTCGACTCCGTACCGACAATGCTGCCCGGCGGCGAGTACCGGCTCGGCCACCCGGATGGTCCGCCAGACGTTCGCATGCTGGTGGGCTATTGCACGTTTGGATCGCCGGATGCCGCGTTGCTGGTGTCGCTGCTACCGAAACTCGTACATGTTCGCGGCCAGCAACGGCTATCCACGCTGGTGCAACTGGTAATCGAGGAATCACGCACGCAACGCCCTGCCCGCAAGGTCATTCTTTCGCGGCTGCTAGAGGTATTGCTGATCGAGGCCTTGCGATCCACCACAGGCACGACGGCCTCGCCGGGTCTATTGAACGGACTCGCCGATGCGCGACTCGCCGCCGCGATACGGTGCATGCACGAAAGCCCGACCCGCGCATGGACGGTGGCCCAACTGGCGAAGGAAGCGGCGCTGTCGCGCTCGGCGTTCTTCGAGCGCTTCAGCCGTGCCGTAGGCATGCCACCGATGGAGTACCTGCTCGCATGGCGCATGGCGCTCGCGAAACGCCTGCTGCAGCGCGATGGTGTAGGCATCGCCGACGTAGCGGAGCGTATCGGCTACAGCTCGGCGAGTACCTTCAGCGTGGCGTTTACCCGGCACGTCGGCTTGCCACCGGCGCGGTACGCGCGGGAGCACACGGCGGCGCGCGAGTGA
- a CDS encoding replication-associated recombination protein A, with protein MRSMSRSDMFDAPGLFTESDDLKPLAERMRPRTLDEIVGQQRVLAPGKALRRALEAGRVHSMILWGPPGCGKTTLALLVARYADADFRAISAVLSGLPDVRKALVEAEVNFAQGRRTVLFVDEVHRFNKAQQDAFLPHIERGVIIFIGATTENPSFELNSALLSRCRVHVLESVTVDDIAVALKRALEDSERGLGDMQLEVADESLKLIAQAADGDVRRALTLLEIASELAENHRIDETTLTQVLADRTRRFDKGGEQFYDQISALHKSVRSSDPDAAVYWLTRMLDGGVDPLYLARRMTRMAVEDVGLAEPRAWRMALDAWDTYERLGSPEGELGLAQLAIWLAIAPKSNAAYKAYNAARAVVQQTGTLDVPMHLRNAPTKLMKGLGYGQGYQYDHDNEGGVALDQQLLPDAIDGTVFYEPVERGLELQLREKLLSLREARREARERKR; from the coding sequence ATGCGCAGCATGTCACGCAGCGATATGTTCGACGCGCCGGGCCTGTTTACCGAGTCCGACGATCTAAAGCCCCTGGCCGAACGCATGCGGCCACGCACCCTGGATGAAATCGTGGGCCAGCAACGCGTGCTGGCTCCCGGCAAGGCGCTGCGCCGCGCGCTGGAAGCCGGTCGCGTGCATTCGATGATCCTGTGGGGCCCGCCCGGTTGCGGCAAGACCACGCTAGCCCTGCTGGTGGCGCGCTATGCGGATGCCGATTTCCGCGCCATTTCCGCCGTGCTATCGGGTCTGCCCGATGTGCGCAAGGCGCTGGTCGAAGCCGAGGTGAACTTCGCACAGGGTCGCCGCACCGTGCTGTTCGTGGACGAGGTGCATCGCTTCAACAAGGCGCAGCAAGATGCTTTTCTGCCGCACATCGAGCGCGGCGTAATCATCTTCATCGGCGCCACCACCGAAAACCCCTCGTTCGAACTCAACTCCGCTTTGCTCTCCCGCTGCCGCGTGCACGTGCTGGAGTCAGTAACGGTGGACGACATCGCCGTGGCGCTCAAGCGCGCATTGGAAGACAGCGAGCGTGGCCTTGGCGACATGCAGTTGGAAGTGGCCGACGAGTCGCTCAAGCTGATCGCGCAGGCCGCGGACGGCGACGTGCGCCGCGCCCTCACCCTGCTGGAAATTGCCTCTGAGCTGGCCGAGAACCATCGCATCGACGAAACCACGCTCACGCAGGTACTGGCCGACCGCACGCGTCGCTTCGACAAGGGTGGCGAGCAGTTCTACGACCAAATCTCGGCACTGCACAAATCCGTGCGCTCATCCGATCCGGATGCCGCCGTGTACTGGCTCACCCGCATGCTTGATGGTGGCGTGGACCCGCTCTACCTCGCCCGCCGCATGACACGCATGGCCGTAGAAGACGTGGGCCTCGCCGAGCCTCGCGCCTGGCGCATGGCACTAGACGCATGGGACACCTACGAACGCCTCGGCAGCCCCGAAGGCGAACTCGGACTGGCCCAGCTCGCCATCTGGCTGGCCATCGCACCCAAGAGCAACGCCGCCTACAAGGCCTACAACGCCGCCCGCGCTGTGGTGCAACAGACCGGCACGCTGGACGTGCCCATGCACCTGCGCAACGCACCGACCAAGCTCATGAAAGGGCTGGGCTACGGGCAGGGCTACCAGTACGACCACGACAACGAAGGCGGCGTGGCACTCGACCAGCAACTGCTGCCCGATGCGATCGATGGCACCGTGTTCTACGAGCCAGTGGAGCGCGGGCTGGAGCTGCAGCTGCGCGAGAAGCTGCTGAGTCTGCGCGAAGCGCGTCGTGAGGCGCGGGAGCGTAAGCGGTAG
- a CDS encoding DUF3999 family protein — protein MRLDVRWIGLALMLPVAAAQADTNVEYAYAFPLDTKTTSEAYRVVLGPQVYAAASQTAHLHDVIVVNAAGKPVPFAPMPPSPPAKHDFETTARLLPVPVATANNSDSVKVERNANGGIVISQDDRGATAQHPDSWLIDAGRAANIDSIELDPSTLQEDFQIHVTVEGSNDLRQWSMLASDVGLTRVHGDQDQVEQLKIDATSSEPERYFRVHLSDGQVDWGAGHAPTVKLVGSYTDAVADRASQLQWLEPKQNGQVSGDYVYELPAELPLISFKLTLPAGNNAATVHVIQDNGDQTWSEVTSLNLVRTGGKGGEDTANMDQPSSTRRIRVHSDTPLSGAPALSVGWLPPQYVFIPEGNAPFRLLAGSYSARRGEYPVDEALSRLRSTNSDDWQPALAELGARADEAGPSALEAPKVPYDWTKPLLWVVLALGALGVAAMAFSLLRQGQRDEPKS, from the coding sequence ATGCGCCTTGATGTTCGTTGGATTGGGCTGGCCTTGATGCTGCCCGTGGCTGCTGCCCAGGCGGATACCAATGTGGAATACGCCTATGCGTTTCCGCTCGACACGAAAACCACCAGCGAGGCCTATCGGGTGGTGCTGGGGCCGCAGGTGTACGCGGCGGCCAGTCAAACGGCCCACCTGCACGATGTGATCGTGGTGAATGCGGCGGGCAAACCCGTGCCATTCGCACCGATGCCGCCGTCACCGCCGGCCAAGCACGATTTCGAAACCACGGCGCGCCTGCTGCCCGTGCCGGTTGCTACCGCCAACAACAGCGACAGCGTGAAGGTGGAGCGCAACGCCAACGGTGGCATCGTCATCAGTCAGGACGATCGCGGCGCCACCGCACAGCACCCGGACAGTTGGCTGATCGATGCTGGCCGGGCCGCGAATATCGACAGCATCGAACTGGACCCGTCGACCCTGCAGGAAGATTTCCAGATCCACGTCACCGTCGAGGGCAGCAACGATCTGCGGCAGTGGAGCATGCTTGCCAGCGACGTGGGCCTGACCCGCGTGCATGGCGACCAGGATCAGGTCGAGCAACTGAAGATCGACGCCACCAGCAGCGAACCGGAGCGCTATTTCCGTGTACACCTGAGTGACGGCCAAGTGGACTGGGGTGCGGGCCATGCACCCACCGTCAAGCTGGTTGGTAGCTATACCGATGCGGTCGCCGATCGTGCATCGCAATTGCAATGGTTGGAGCCGAAGCAAAACGGGCAGGTGTCGGGTGATTATGTATACGAGCTACCGGCCGAGCTGCCGTTGATCTCGTTCAAGCTCACCCTGCCTGCGGGCAACAACGCGGCAACCGTGCATGTGATTCAGGACAACGGCGACCAGACGTGGTCGGAAGTGACCTCGCTCAATTTGGTGCGCACGGGCGGCAAGGGTGGCGAAGACACCGCCAACATGGATCAGCCATCCAGCACCCGGCGCATCCGCGTGCACAGCGACACGCCACTGTCCGGTGCGCCAGCCCTCAGCGTGGGCTGGCTGCCGCCTCAGTACGTGTTCATTCCCGAGGGCAATGCGCCGTTCCGCTTGCTGGCCGGCAGCTACTCGGCACGGCGTGGCGAGTATCCCGTGGATGAGGCGTTGAGCCGTCTGCGCAGCACCAACAGCGACGACTGGCAGCCTGCGCTGGCTGAGCTGGGCGCGCGCGCGGATGAAGCCGGCCCCTCGGCACTGGAAGCGCCCAAGGTGCCCTACGACTGGACCAAGCCCTTGCTGTGGGTAGTGTTGGCACTGGGTGCGCTGGGTGTGGCGGCCATGGCCTTCAGCCTCTTGCGGCAGGGGCAGCGGGACGAACCCAAGTCCTGA